One genomic region from Bacteroidales bacterium encodes:
- a CDS encoding HAMP domain-containing histidine kinase — translation MNIYHRKQRWKIYLLIAAIVIVVGSFMFTSDLSKKLAEEERNKVELWAKGMKELTSNKNPNRDYSFILEVIKNNETVPMVLTDENEQVISTRNVNLSEKHREEELRRLIREMKSEHDPIEINLPEGKQYIFYKDSTLLTRLSFFPLIQFAVLALFLFIAYYAFSSAKRAEQNQVWVGMSKETAHQLGTPTSSLLANLELLKMEDLKNPAIVQEVEKDVNRMKKITERFSKIGSKPSLNPENIPAVLMNAVNYIQSRVSRRVAFSLDFDLNREIYVPVNKALFEWVVENLLKNAIDSMNGEGKIKVSLSEKNHLLYIDITDEGVGIPKSKHKTVFQPGYTTRKRGWGLGLSLAKRIVEQYHDGKILVYNSESNKGTTMRVILRK, via the coding sequence ATGAACATTTATCACCGGAAACAAAGATGGAAGATTTATTTATTGATTGCCGCTATTGTCATCGTTGTGGGTTCTTTCATGTTTACCAGTGACCTTTCAAAAAAACTGGCCGAAGAAGAACGGAACAAGGTGGAACTATGGGCGAAGGGCATGAAGGAACTTACCAGCAACAAAAATCCGAACCGGGATTACAGTTTCATTCTGGAGGTGATCAAAAATAATGAAACGGTCCCCATGGTCCTGACTGATGAAAATGAACAGGTCATTTCCACGAGGAATGTCAACTTATCCGAAAAGCATCGGGAAGAAGAACTGAGGCGGTTGATAAGGGAGATGAAAAGTGAGCATGATCCCATTGAAATTAATTTACCGGAAGGGAAGCAATATATTTTTTACAAAGATTCCACATTGCTTACCCGGCTTTCCTTCTTTCCGCTGATACAATTTGCCGTGTTGGCATTGTTTCTTTTCATAGCCTATTATGCATTTAGCAGTGCAAAAAGGGCTGAACAAAATCAGGTTTGGGTAGGCATGTCCAAGGAAACGGCGCATCAGCTTGGAACACCTACAAGCAGTTTGCTTGCCAATCTGGAACTTCTGAAAATGGAAGATTTGAAAAACCCAGCCATTGTACAGGAAGTTGAAAAGGATGTCAACCGGATGAAAAAGATTACGGAAAGATTTTCCAAGATTGGGTCAAAACCTTCTCTTAACCCGGAAAACATTCCTGCAGTGCTTATGAATGCAGTGAATTATATTCAGTCAAGGGTTTCCCGGCGGGTGGCGTTCTCTTTAGATTTTGATTTGAACCGGGAGATTTATGTTCCCGTTAATAAAGCCCTTTTTGAATGGGTGGTGGAAAATCTGCTTAAAAATGCTATTGACAGTATGAATGGAGAAGGAAAGATAAAAGTATCCTTGTCTGAAAAGAACCATTTGTTGTATATTGATATAACCGATGAAGGGGTAGGCATCCCCAAATCGAAACATAAAACCGTCTTTCAGCCTGGCTATACCACCAGGAAAAGGGGATGGGGTTTGGGTTTATCTCTTGCAAAAAGGATTGTTGAGCAATATCATGATGGAAAAATTTTGGTTTACAATTCGGAGTCCAATAAAGGCACTACCATGCGGGTGATTCTGCGAAAGTAA